The Heyndrickxia vini genome contains a region encoding:
- a CDS encoding transposase encodes MDKFNSEDKLHAVKRYLNKNESYHEIANSLGTDNKAILKQMQFRRGIL; translated from the coding sequence ATGGATAAATTTAATTCAGAAGATAAATTACACGCAGTTAAACGATATTTAAATAAAAATGAAAGTTATCATGAAATAGCTAACTCTTTAGGAACCGATAATAAAGCAATTTTAAAGCAGATGCAGTTCCGCCGGGGTATATTGTAA